Proteins encoded together in one Bacteroides ovatus window:
- a CDS encoding glutamine synthetase family protein: protein MNYDLSMNANQLVAFLQKTTSEFTKADIISFIQQKDIRMVNFMYPAGDGRLKTLNFVINNQAYLEAILTCGERVDGSSLFSFIEAGSSDLYVIPRFCTAFVDPFAEIPTLSMLCSFFNKDGEPLESAPEHTLYKASKTFTEVTGMEFQAMGELEYYVIAPDTGMFQATDQRGYHESGPYAKFNEFRTQCMSYIAQTGGQIKYGHSEVGNFTLDGYIYEQNEIEFLPVPVSQAADQLMIAKWVIRNLGFRYGYNVTFAPKITAGKAGSGLHVHMRIMKDGKNQMLKDGVLSETARKAIAGMMVLAPSITAFGNTNPTSYFRLVPHQEAPTNVCWGDRNRSVLVRVPLGWAAKTDMCTLANPLEAESHFDTSQKQTVEMRSPDGSADLYQLLAGLAVACRHGFEIENALDIAEKTYVNVNIHQKENEDKLKSLAQLPDSCEASADCLQQQRAIFEQYNVFSPAMIDGIIRRLRGYEDKTLRADLEGKPMEMLDLVHKYFHCG from the coding sequence ATGAATTATGATTTATCAATGAATGCTAACCAGTTGGTGGCATTCCTTCAAAAAACAACTTCAGAGTTTACAAAAGCTGACATTATCTCATTTATCCAGCAAAAAGATATCCGCATGGTTAATTTTATGTATCCGGCGGGAGACGGGCGTCTGAAAACTCTGAACTTTGTCATCAACAATCAAGCTTATCTGGAAGCTATTCTCACATGTGGAGAACGGGTAGACGGTTCCAGTCTTTTCTCATTTATAGAAGCGGGCAGTAGTGACCTTTATGTAATTCCCCGTTTTTGCACAGCATTCGTTGATCCGTTTGCCGAGATTCCGACGCTGTCTATGCTGTGCTCTTTCTTCAATAAAGACGGCGAACCCCTCGAAAGTGCACCAGAACACACTCTTTACAAAGCAAGCAAAACTTTTACAGAAGTTACCGGAATGGAATTTCAGGCAATGGGCGAATTGGAATATTATGTAATAGCTCCGGATACTGGTATGTTTCAGGCAACCGACCAACGTGGTTATCACGAATCGGGTCCTTATGCTAAATTCAATGAGTTCCGTACTCAATGTATGTCTTACATCGCACAGACAGGCGGGCAAATAAAGTATGGACACTCCGAAGTGGGTAATTTTACGCTGGATGGTTATATCTATGAGCAGAATGAAATAGAATTCCTGCCGGTTCCCGTATCGCAGGCAGCAGATCAATTAATGATTGCCAAATGGGTGATTCGTAACCTGGGATTTAGATATGGATACAATGTAACCTTTGCTCCAAAGATTACGGCAGGTAAAGCAGGTTCGGGCTTGCATGTCCACATGCGTATCATGAAAGACGGAAAGAACCAGATGCTGAAAGACGGTGTTTTGTCGGAAACAGCACGCAAGGCAATTGCCGGAATGATGGTGCTTGCTCCGTCAATTACTGCTTTTGGAAATACCAACCCTACTTCTTATTTCCGTCTCGTTCCTCATCAGGAAGCACCTACCAATGTTTGTTGGGGAGATCGTAACCGCTCTGTATTAGTGCGTGTACCTCTGGGATGGGCTGCAAAAACAGATATGTGTACATTGGCAAATCCGTTGGAAGCTGAAAGTCATTTTGACACCAGCCAGAAGCAGACTGTAGAAATGCGTTCTCCGGATGGTTCGGCAGATTTGTATCAACTGTTGGCTGGTTTGGCTGTTGCCTGCCGTCATGGTTTTGAGATTGAAAATGCGCTGGACATTGCTGAAAAAACTTATGTAAATGTGAATATCCATCAGAAAGAAAACGAAGATAAGCTGAAATCACTGGCGCAACTGCCGGATAGCTGTGAAGCTTCTGCCGATTGCCTGCAACAACAACGGGCAATCTTTGAACAATATAATGTATTCAGCCCGGCAATGATTGATGGTATCATCCGCAGACTTCGTGGTTATGAAGATAAAACATTGCGTGCGGATTTGGAAGGAAAGCCGATGGAGATGTTAGATCTCGTACATAAGTATTTCCATTGTGGATAA
- a CDS encoding DUF6268 family outer membrane beta-barrel protein, producing MRIILLSAFALFLLLPENIQAQVTVKTGYISSSRYKDENGQYPGKGDMCFVEGNVNIPVSQKMNERNQPTLWMISAGGSYTAMNNKNLQSYIDQIINMQLSVTNIRPISKKWLLLTTVGAGVYTSSDVKLKNVLGQGGVIFIRQFKSNLSLGAGLAVNNTFGYPMVFPAIYFDWSTEGRYQIKVSMLNAMEVSAGMKMNKYLNLRIVAEMNGSLALLEREGKDTMFSQQFIIVGLQPEVSMGNSFSITATAGVSCSRIAYYTTRTLKAFFEDMSKDTDPYFKPAMYVSVGMKYKF from the coding sequence ATGAGGATTATTTTGTTAAGTGCGTTCGCCTTGTTTCTATTACTTCCTGAAAATATACAGGCACAGGTTACTGTGAAAACCGGGTATATATCTTCTTCCCGATATAAAGATGAAAATGGACAGTATCCCGGGAAAGGGGATATGTGCTTTGTGGAAGGGAACGTCAATATTCCCGTATCACAGAAAATGAATGAAAGAAATCAGCCAACTCTTTGGATGATTTCGGCAGGAGGAAGCTATACGGCAATGAATAATAAGAATCTTCAATCTTACATAGATCAAATTATAAATATGCAGTTGAGCGTAACCAATATTCGCCCTATCAGCAAAAAATGGCTTTTGTTGACGACTGTCGGTGCAGGCGTCTATACCTCTTCTGATGTAAAACTGAAGAATGTTCTGGGACAGGGAGGAGTTATTTTCATCCGGCAGTTCAAGTCCAATTTATCTCTTGGGGCCGGATTGGCTGTGAACAACACATTTGGTTATCCGATGGTATTTCCTGCTATTTATTTTGATTGGAGCACTGAAGGACGTTATCAAATTAAAGTTTCGATGCTGAATGCCATGGAAGTATCGGCAGGAATGAAAATGAATAAATATCTGAATCTAAGGATCGTGGCAGAGATGAACGGGTCATTGGCATTGTTGGAAAGAGAAGGAAAAGATACTATGTTTTCCCAGCAATTCATTATTGTAGGTTTACAACCGGAAGTAAGTATGGGGAATTCTTTTTCAATCACTGCTACTGCCGGTGTGTCGTGTAGCAGAATAGCTTATTACACTACCCGCACTTTAAAGGCTTTCTTCGAAGATATGTCTAAAGATACTGATCCATATTTTAAACCGGCAATGTATGTTTCGGTGGGAATGAAGTATAAGTTCTAA
- a CDS encoding DUF4846 domain-containing protein: MKYLLICAGLLLIVFHSWGQERLADRIAPPSGYVRETCSDNSFTTYLRNLPLLPKGSKVLLYNGKEKANQAAAFAVVDMEIGNRDLQQCADAVIRLRAEYLWKHKRYADIKFNFTSGFTAEYKKWAEGNRIKVNDNQVQWYASGKGVDYSYKTFRNYLDMVFMYAGTASLSRELPAVLYTSLQPGDVFIKGGSPGHAVIVMDVAIHPNTGKKVFLLAQSYMPAQQIHILVNPTSRNLSPWYELTETDAGKLYTPEWIFEKKDLKRFK, from the coding sequence ATGAAGTATTTGTTAATATGTGCAGGCTTGCTTCTCATAGTCTTTCACTCATGGGGACAGGAGAGGCTTGCGGATAGAATCGCTCCTCCGTCAGGATATGTTAGAGAGACCTGCTCCGATAATTCGTTTACAACTTATTTGCGCAATTTGCCATTATTGCCTAAAGGCAGTAAAGTGTTACTTTACAATGGAAAAGAAAAAGCCAATCAGGCAGCCGCATTTGCAGTCGTAGATATGGAGATAGGCAATCGTGATTTGCAGCAGTGTGCCGATGCAGTGATACGCTTGCGGGCGGAATATCTGTGGAAACATAAACGGTATGCAGACATAAAATTCAACTTCACAAGTGGATTTACTGCCGAATATAAGAAATGGGCGGAGGGAAATCGAATAAAAGTCAACGATAATCAGGTTCAATGGTATGCTTCGGGCAAGGGAGTGGATTATTCCTATAAAACTTTCCGTAACTATCTCGATATGGTTTTTATGTATGCCGGAACTGCCTCTTTATCTCGTGAACTCCCAGCTGTGCTTTATACTTCCTTGCAACCCGGGGATGTCTTTATTAAAGGTGGTTCACCCGGTCATGCTGTGATTGTTATGGATGTTGCCATTCATCCGAATACCGGGAAGAAAGTATTTCTCCTGGCACAAAGCTATATGCCTGCCCAACAGATTCATATCCTGGTCAATCCAACCAGCCGCAACCTTTCTCCCTGGTACGAGCTGACGGAAACGGATGCAGGGAAACTATACACTCCGGAATGGATTTTTGAGAAGAAAGACCTGAAGCGTTTTAAATAG
- a CDS encoding histidine kinase — protein MQRLNSDLPFFLLINALALILYFLAFSFTIFLHRWVAYQQRLNELENISIQTDLNHLKDQLQPEFFSRILNKVRTLLGEDGEKASLLIFKLSRLLRYQLYESERQQVLLGDDIDFMTDYMKLEKLCNPEFNFEVNILNEVRYIQVPPLLFMPVIEYVIQTTVCGENGKGENIRIDFQMEENQLRFICTYCLRKKESLQVAPAFDKLRQRLDLLYPGGYQLKSGYNDEALCTIGLMLEL, from the coding sequence ATGCAAAGACTAAACAGTGATCTCCCTTTCTTTCTGTTGATAAATGCATTGGCACTGATACTCTATTTCCTGGCTTTTTCTTTTACTATTTTTCTGCATCGTTGGGTGGCCTATCAACAACGATTAAATGAATTGGAGAATATTAGCATACAGACTGATCTAAATCATTTGAAAGATCAACTCCAACCGGAGTTTTTTTCGAGAATATTGAATAAGGTACGAACCTTGCTGGGAGAAGATGGAGAAAAGGCGTCATTGCTTATCTTTAAATTAAGTCGGTTGCTTAGATACCAACTTTATGAAAGTGAACGGCAACAGGTATTGTTGGGAGATGATATCGATTTTATGACTGATTATATGAAGTTGGAGAAACTATGTAATCCGGAGTTTAATTTTGAAGTCAACATCCTGAATGAAGTGCGTTATATACAAGTTCCTCCTTTATTGTTTATGCCTGTGATAGAATATGTGATTCAGACAACTGTATGTGGAGAGAATGGAAAGGGAGAAAATATAAGGATCGATTTTCAAATGGAAGAGAATCAGCTTCGATTTATTTGTACATACTGTCTGCGAAAAAAGGAAAGTCTACAAGTAGCACCTGCTTTTGACAAGTTACGGCAACGATTGGACTTGTTATATCCGGGAGGTTATCAATTAAAAAGTGGCTATAATGATGAGGCACTGTGTACCATTGGTTTAATGTT